GCTGCTGGCGGCGTCGATCGGCGTCCCGGTCGGCCTACTCGCCGGCTACCACCGCGGCCGCGTCGACGACGCGCTGATGCGGATCGCGGACGTGAGCCTCGCGTTCCCCTCGCTCGTGTTGGCGGTCGCGCTGATCGGGCTGTGGGGCCGCGCGGCGGTCGACGTCCCCGACCCCTTCGTCGTCGCCGGGCTGGCGCCGGAGATGCCGGAGAGCTTCGTGTTGCCGATAACGGTGGTGATCGTCGTCGGTCTCGTCAACTGGGTGTGGTTCGCCCGCGTCGCCCGCGGGGAGGCGCTCTCCTTACGCGGGCAGGAGTACGTGAAGGCGTCGCGCGCGCTCGGCGCCGACGACAACACGATCATCCTCCGACACGTCCTGCCGAACGCGATCACGCCGATCATCGTCCTCGGGACGGTGCAGGTGGCGGCGATCATCCTCCTCGAAAGCTCGCTGTCGTTCCTCGGCTTCTCGGGGACGACGCTGTCGTGGGGCTTCGACATCGCGCAGGGGCGCGACTACGTCTCCTCGGGGCAGTGGTGGATCGCCTCCATCCCCGGGCTCGCGATCATGCTCTCGGTGATCGGGATCAACCTGCTCGGCGACTGGCTGCGTGACGCGCTCGATCCCGGGATCGAGGGCGAAGGGGGTGCCGCATGAGCGACGCGTTCGAGACCGGCGACGCGGCCCCGACGGGAGTGCCCGCGGCCGACGACGTGCTGTCGGTCCGCGACCTCTCGACCCGCTTTTTCACCGAGGAGGGACAGATCAACGCGGTGGAGTCGGTGTCGTTCGACCTCCGAGAAGACGAGATCCTCGGCGTCGTCGGCGAGTCCGGGTCCGGCAAGTCGGTGACCGCGCTGTCGCTCGTGGACCTCGTCGAGACGCCCGGCCGGATCACCGCCGGCGAGGTGTGGTACCGCGACCCCGACCTGGCCGACGAGTTCCGCGACGCGGACGCGGTGCGGGTCGACGGCGACCACGTCGACCTCCGGACCGCGCCGCCGGGCGTCCGCCGGTCGCTGCGCGGTCCCTCGTTCAGCGTCATCTTCCAGGACCCGATGAGCAGCTTCAACCCCTCGATCACCGTCGGCGAGCAGATCGCCGAGGCGGTCGAAGTGCAGCGCCGGGCGCGGGCGAACCCCCGCTCGACGCGCTCGCGGACGCAGGGGTACGGGCTGGGGCAGTACTTACTCGACGGGATCGTCCCCGGCCGCGACTACACGAGCGAGGAGAGCATGGACCGCGCGGTCGAACTGCTCGGGCAGGTCGGGATCCCGGACCCCGAGGAGCGCGTCGACGAGTACCCCGGCCAGTTCTCCGGCGGGATGCTCCAGCGCGCGATGATCGCGCAGGCGCTCGCCGGCGAGCC
The sequence above is a segment of the Halorubrum sp. 2020YC2 genome. Coding sequences within it:
- a CDS encoding ABC transporter permease; protein product: MVSSRVIRNLKKEFRGSGLAKLGLALVVLITLTAVFAPFIAPHNPTDQQLDQSELPPIGFSETSERTSSQMVDGEIQTVTEEVEITADPDHVFGTDGLGRDMFSRVVYGARTSLVVGVLGTLLAASIGVPVGLLAGYHRGRVDDALMRIADVSLAFPSLVLAVALIGLWGRAAVDVPDPFVVAGLAPEMPESFVLPITVVIVVGLVNWVWFARVARGEALSLRGQEYVKASRALGADDNTIILRHVLPNAITPIIVLGTVQVAAIILLESSLSFLGFSGTTLSWGFDIAQGRDYVSSGQWWIASIPGLAIMLSVIGINLLGDWLRDALDPGIEGEGGAA
- a CDS encoding ABC transporter ATP-binding protein, which encodes MSDAFETGDAAPTGVPAADDVLSVRDLSTRFFTEEGQINAVESVSFDLREDEILGVVGESGSGKSVTALSLVDLVETPGRITAGEVWYRDPDLADEFRDADAVRVDGDHVDLRTAPPGVRRSLRGPSFSVIFQDPMSSFNPSITVGEQIAEAVEVQRRARANPRSTRSRTQGYGLGQYLLDGIVPGRDYTSEESMDRAVELLGQVGIPDPEERVDEYPGQFSGGMLQRAMIAQALAGEPDVLIADEPTTALDVTIQAQILNLLKEIQADRGMSIVLITHDLGVIAEMCDRVCVMYAGEIVERGTLDSVFEDTVHPYTQGLLGSIPDVDDPRARLEPIAGNVPSLVDAEMDDRCYFADRCPKAMDACLEKPPEATVNAATDHGAKCVLADREYDPADALPDDYFGGDGDAADPDAAATDGGDGE